The following DNA comes from Candidatus Tanganyikabacteria bacterium.
AACGCGTCCAGGCGCTCCCGCGCCTCGGGGGTCCAGCCGCGGATGGCCGGGTCGAGGAGGCGCGGCCCTCCGGGCGGCGGGGTTCCTGCCGCCAGGAGTCCCAGCCCGGCCGCGGCGATCGCTTTCAGCACCCGGGCATTCTACGCCGGGCGATCCCTGCACGGTTGCAGGGCTACCAGGCAAGCATCGCGGTGCATCGCTTGACGTATTACGCGACGCGTAATACGGTCACTGGCCAGTCTCTCGGTTCCGCCGGGCAACCGGCTGGAGGCCCCCCAGGGTGACCGCTCCGGGCAGCACAGCATCAGAATCAACGACCGATGGCGCATGTGCTTCGTGTGGAACGACGCTGACGCCCACGACGTCGAGATCGTGGACTACCACTAGCGAGGGCCCAAGGTGAAAAAGCTCGATCCCATTCCCCCCGGCGAGATCCTGGCCGAGGAGTTCCTGAAGCCCCTGGGTATCAGCCAGAATCAGCTCGCCAGGGACATCGGCGTTCCGCCGCCGCGCATCAATGCCATCGTGCAAGGAAAGCGCGCGATCACCG
Coding sequences within:
- a CDS encoding type II toxin-antitoxin system RelE/ParE family toxin, coding for MTRRVIRSLASLSVPPGNRLEAPQGDRSGQHSIRINDRWRMCFVWNDADAHDVEIVDYH
- a CDS encoding HigA family addiction module antidote protein, with amino-acid sequence MKKLDPIPPGEILAEEFLKPLGISQNQLARDIGVPPPRINAIVQGKRAITADTALRLGRYFGVEPEFWMHLQDRYELDIEADALGGRLDVEVRRRLGA